From the Planctomycetia bacterium genome, one window contains:
- a CDS encoding glycosyltransferase family 2 protein, with protein sequence MLNGRKIVVVMPAYNAEKTLRRTFDEIPHDIVDAVLLVDDGSRDSTTKLAASLGIPTFVHVRNYGYGRNQKTCYLEALRLGADIVVMLHPDYQYSPKLITAMAGLITSGEFDVVLGSRILGVGALAGGMPFYKYVFNRGLTLAQNILQRHKLSEYHTGYRAFSRRVLTELPLNENSDDFVFDNEMLAQAIYFGFRIGEVTCPTKYFEDASSINFRRSVVYGLGVLRTSLLFRLNRWGWAKTNIFDAAGRKLDDDTVLGDYYREEAAASRKSGESA encoded by the coding sequence CCGCAAAATCGTCGTCGTGATGCCGGCCTACAATGCCGAGAAGACCTTGCGGCGCACGTTCGACGAGATCCCGCACGACATCGTCGATGCGGTCTTGCTCGTCGACGACGGGAGCCGCGACAGCACGACGAAGCTTGCGGCCTCGCTCGGTATTCCCACCTTCGTCCACGTGCGCAACTACGGCTACGGCCGCAACCAAAAGACCTGCTACCTAGAAGCGTTGCGACTCGGGGCCGATATCGTCGTGATGCTGCATCCCGACTACCAGTATTCGCCTAAGCTCATCACGGCGATGGCCGGCTTGATCACGAGCGGCGAGTTCGACGTCGTGCTCGGCTCGCGCATTCTCGGGGTCGGCGCGTTGGCGGGCGGTATGCCGTTTTACAAGTACGTGTTCAACCGCGGCCTGACGCTCGCGCAAAACATTCTGCAGCGTCACAAGCTCTCGGAGTATCACACCGGCTACCGCGCTTTCTCGCGCCGCGTGCTGACCGAACTCCCGCTCAACGAAAATTCCGACGACTTCGTGTTCGACAACGAGATGCTCGCGCAGGCCATTTACTTCGGCTTTCGGATCGGCGAAGTCACTTGCCCGACGAAGTACTTCGAAGATGCTTCGTCGATCAACTTTCGCCGCAGCGTCGTGTACGGATTGGGAGTGTTGCGCACGTCGTTGCTGTTTCGCTTGAATCGTTGGGGGTGGGCGAAGACGAATATCTTCGATGCCGCCGGTCGAAAACTCGACGACGATACGGTACTCGGCGACTACTACCGCGAAGAAGCCGCCGCGAGCCGGAAGTCGGGAGAAAGCGCATGA
- a CDS encoding class I SAM-dependent methyltransferase produces MTSDNRSTNGSRSAERCPWCRAADAAQAWPGTEPDDFQVRRCRQCEHHFTVPVLGPDEIGPYYAETYYGNKNRRFNPLMERLVAWFRRRRAATLGRFAKIGKVLDVGCGRGLTLATLRSCGWQTRGCEYSETSSRYAREVLQLDVDHDGFRPSNYADGEFDAVIMWHVYEHLADARETLETCARIIKPGGILAIAVPNFDSLQAQATRYGWFHLDMPRHYSHFSAPWLRKHLATSGFRILGEFHGSAEQNPYGWIQSVLNRLGLRRNLLYDVLRQPSARSVKQPWRELPGQSSASVIGAALLLPFSLLMLLPEILLRRGATVEMYAVRESSTPAKTA; encoded by the coding sequence ATGACTTCCGATAACCGTTCGACGAACGGAAGCCGCAGCGCCGAGCGTTGCCCCTGGTGTCGAGCGGCGGATGCCGCACAGGCGTGGCCCGGCACCGAACCCGACGACTTTCAAGTTCGCCGCTGTCGGCAGTGCGAGCATCATTTCACGGTTCCGGTGCTCGGGCCCGACGAGATCGGCCCCTACTATGCGGAGACTTACTACGGCAACAAAAATCGGCGTTTCAATCCGCTGATGGAGCGGCTCGTCGCCTGGTTTCGTCGTCGCCGCGCCGCCACGCTCGGCCGGTTCGCGAAAATCGGCAAGGTGCTCGATGTCGGATGCGGTCGCGGACTGACGCTCGCTACGCTTCGCTCCTGCGGTTGGCAAACGCGCGGTTGCGAATACAGCGAAACATCGTCTCGCTACGCCCGCGAAGTTTTGCAACTCGACGTCGATCACGATGGTTTCCGCCCCAGCAACTATGCCGACGGCGAGTTCGACGCGGTGATCATGTGGCATGTTTACGAACATTTGGCCGACGCGCGCGAAACGCTCGAGACCTGCGCACGCATTATCAAGCCCGGCGGCATCCTCGCGATCGCGGTGCCAAACTTCGACTCGCTCCAGGCGCAAGCGACGCGTTACGGCTGGTTCCATCTCGATATGCCGCGGCATTACTCGCACTTTTCCGCTCCTTGGCTCCGAAAGCATTTGGCGACGTCGGGCTTTCGGATCCTCGGCGAGTTTCACGGCTCGGCCGAGCAAAATCCTTACGGCTGGATTCAAAGCGTTTTGAATCGCTTGGGTCTGCGGCGAAACTTGCTGTACGATGTTCTACGTCAGCCCTCGGCCCGAAGCGTGAAGCAGCCGTGGCGAGAACTGCCCGGGCAGTCGTCGGCGAGCGTGATAGGTGCGGCGCTGCTGTTGCCGTTTTCGCTGTTGATGCTGTTGCCGGAGATCTTGCTGCGGCGCGGCGCTACCGTCGAAATGTATGCCGTACGTGAATCGTCTACGCCGGCGAAGACCGCATAA
- a CDS encoding glycosyltransferase family 39 protein — translation MQAAPTTPHDSETVPGGISRRAASLFSLVWLAFAAGLLFWNLGWYPFWGDEADTVIFARNAWETGDVGAYYGDNIYIYRNGTLLEDLKNRSTPPLSYYVAAPFWGAFGDDHFWMRMPFALCGLATIGLLCRWLRRGQASATMWFCLGASVTFNVSFLLYARQCRYNALASLLTLAVAYLYVTYDGRRTRLFGIAAALILLAATHYLHFAALAVAMVVDYVLWQRRVRPLSQGDWIRLLLPTVIAVGALAAVFNPLGKNSLPDEGERSFWWDKLTLLWWSLRDINECEFGVGIIILCAPVVALWRGDRMLLRLFVACLLYVLTTTLLSPQPVQNAEESDIRYLAPLIVPCIYLTVRTIYLACAGRAWLVVPIVAFAMGTNVLNQLVDKQKWRSTIGEFVHELRHPRHVAGAILSEWLKANVKEGESVWIEPNEMTAPQIVETPNLVYAWQLDNPAIVDKYRKLPRFHFRGETSVDYIIAFGFHDTLKNVTEKALPILKERGFLYEPIATLDTFFDDRTRPELHWHWFRERPYDKTKKSIYIFRLKH, via the coding sequence ATGCAGGCTGCTCCGACGACGCCGCACGACAGCGAAACTGTGCCCGGAGGAATTTCACGGCGAGCGGCGAGCCTGTTTTCGCTCGTCTGGCTCGCATTTGCGGCAGGCCTGTTGTTTTGGAATCTCGGCTGGTATCCGTTCTGGGGCGATGAAGCCGATACGGTGATCTTCGCCCGCAATGCTTGGGAGACCGGCGATGTCGGCGCGTACTACGGCGACAACATTTACATTTACCGCAACGGCACGCTGCTCGAAGACTTGAAGAATCGGAGCACGCCGCCGCTATCTTATTACGTCGCCGCGCCGTTCTGGGGCGCATTCGGCGACGATCACTTTTGGATGCGCATGCCGTTCGCGCTGTGCGGCTTAGCGACGATCGGGCTGCTGTGCCGCTGGCTTCGGCGCGGCCAAGCCTCGGCGACGATGTGGTTCTGCCTCGGTGCCTCGGTTACGTTCAACGTGTCGTTTTTGCTGTATGCACGGCAGTGCCGCTACAATGCGCTCGCCTCGCTGCTGACTCTCGCCGTCGCCTATCTCTATGTCACGTACGACGGCCGGCGAACGCGCCTATTCGGCATCGCCGCGGCCTTGATTCTCCTCGCGGCGACGCATTATCTGCACTTCGCCGCGCTCGCAGTCGCGATGGTCGTCGACTACGTGCTGTGGCAACGACGCGTGCGGCCGCTCTCTCAAGGAGATTGGATTCGCTTGTTGTTGCCGACCGTGATCGCCGTCGGCGCACTTGCGGCCGTCTTCAATCCGCTCGGCAAAAACAGCCTGCCGGACGAAGGAGAGCGGAGCTTTTGGTGGGACAAATTGACGCTGCTCTGGTGGTCGCTGCGCGACATCAACGAGTGTGAGTTCGGCGTCGGGATCATCATCCTCTGCGCTCCCGTGGTCGCGCTGTGGCGCGGCGATCGGATGCTGCTGCGACTCTTCGTCGCTTGTCTCCTCTATGTTTTGACGACGACGCTGCTCTCGCCGCAACCGGTGCAGAATGCCGAAGAATCCGACATTCGCTACCTCGCTCCGCTCATCGTGCCGTGCATCTATCTCACGGTTCGCACCATCTATCTCGCGTGCGCCGGCCGGGCTTGGCTCGTCGTGCCGATCGTGGCGTTTGCGATGGGAACCAACGTCCTCAATCAGTTGGTAGACAAACAGAAATGGCGTTCGACGATCGGCGAATTCGTGCATGAGCTTCGGCATCCGCGCCATGTGGCTGGCGCCATTCTCTCCGAGTGGTTGAAAGCGAATGTGAAAGAGGGAGAAAGCGTTTGGATCGAGCCCAACGAAATGACGGCTCCGCAAATCGTCGAGACGCCGAACCTCGTGTACGCTTGGCAGCTCGATAATCCCGCGATCGTCGATAAGTATCGCAAGCTCCCTCGGTTTCACTTTCGGGGCGAGACGTCGGTCGACTACATCATCGCGTTCGGGTTCCACGACACATTGAAGAACGTCACCGAAAAAGCGCTGCCGATCCTCAAAGAACGGGGCTTCCTTTACGAACCGATCGCTACGCTCGACACGTTTTTCGATGACCGTACGCGGCCCGAGTTGCATTGGCACTGGTTTCGCGAGCGACCGTATGATAAGACCAAAAAGTCCATCTATATCTTTCGCTTAAAGCATTAG
- the acpS gene encoding holo-ACP synthase, with translation MRLIGIGSEMVECLRVARMIERHGEQFINRVYTTAEITFCNSRRQTTQHFAGRWAAKEAVLRALGVRNRKSFDWRDIEIRRDENGKLTAAFRGAARDIVEERSVGDIHITIAHCRAVATATAIVLAAPRPKRPPKES, from the coding sequence GTGAGATTGATCGGGATCGGCAGTGAAATGGTCGAGTGCTTGCGGGTCGCTCGGATGATCGAACGCCACGGCGAGCAGTTCATCAATCGGGTCTACACGACCGCCGAGATCACGTTTTGCAACAGCCGTCGGCAAACGACCCAACATTTCGCCGGCCGCTGGGCTGCGAAGGAAGCGGTGTTACGCGCGCTCGGCGTGCGCAATCGCAAGAGCTTCGACTGGCGCGACATCGAGATTCGCCGCGATGAAAACGGCAAGCTCACGGCGGCCTTCCGCGGCGCAGCGCGCGACATCGTCGAAGAACGCTCCGTCGGCGATATCCACATCACGATCGCCCATTGCAGGGCCGTCGCCACGGCTACGGCGATCGTGCTGGCCGCGCCCCGCCCGAAACGACCGCCGAAAGAAAGCTAA
- the topA gene encoding type I DNA topoisomerase has protein sequence MAKKAAKSPRKKAPSSGKSLVIVESPAKARTIGKFLGDGYIIEASIGHVRDLPEGAKQVPAEFKGQKWANLGVNVEETFQPIYVIPPGKAEHVRKLKALVKTADELFLATDEDREGEAISWHLQEILQPKIPVKRLVFHEITSEAIHEALEHPRDIDENLVRAQEARRIVDRLYGYEVSPLLWRKVRPRLSAGRVQSVAVRMIADRERERMAFRSASYWDLLGTFAEAAGSDAVPFEAELASVDGRRIPAAKDFDPATGRIKDANLLQMDEAAAMKMRERLQKAKFRVASLDDKPYSSKPYPPFTTSTLQQEANRKLSFTAKRTMQVAQSLYENGYITYMRTDSTNLASVAIDAARELVSSEYGKQYLPDEARVYKTKVKNAQEAHEAIRPAGAPFTLPETLRKELNDEQFRLYDMIWKRTIASQMADSTGRRIVITIEGDGAIFTVSGKTIDFAGYLRAYVEGSDDPAAELADREKVLPAVALGQALACRELECKGHATQPPARFNEATLTKSLEELGIGRPSTYAAIIDTILARDYVYKKGNALVPTWTAMAVAKLMGEHLAKLVDYGFTAKMEEDLDAVSRGERGQFEYLQSFYHGNGNTDVGGERGLKEQITGKVDEIDAREACRTLLGTPEGSEVPIYVRVGKFGPFLEQGDRRASIPDGFPPDELTMPAAQGMLSQAAVADEPLGSCPETGKPVFIKVGRFGPYVQLGTAEDEEKPKNASLLKGMKVEDVTLAVALKLLELPRTIGVREADGEKITAYNGRFGPYIKAGVDTRSLPAGVSPLEVTLEESLKLLAEPKTQKGRFGGAVREPLKVLGESPVTKQPIKLFEGRYGQYVTDGVTNASLPKNTSLEEATLELALPLLEARAAAGPPAKKRPMKKKAASASTKKKPAKKKANAGEEA, from the coding sequence ATGGCAAAAAAAGCCGCTAAATCTCCCCGCAAAAAAGCACCTTCGTCCGGCAAGTCGCTCGTCATCGTCGAGTCGCCGGCCAAGGCCCGCACTATCGGGAAGTTTCTCGGCGATGGTTACATCATCGAAGCCAGTATCGGCCACGTTCGCGATTTGCCGGAAGGGGCCAAGCAAGTCCCTGCTGAGTTTAAGGGGCAGAAGTGGGCGAATCTCGGCGTAAACGTCGAGGAAACCTTTCAGCCGATCTACGTCATCCCGCCCGGCAAGGCGGAGCATGTGCGTAAGCTGAAAGCCCTGGTGAAGACGGCCGACGAACTCTTTCTGGCGACGGACGAAGACCGCGAAGGGGAAGCCATTAGTTGGCACCTCCAAGAGATTTTGCAACCGAAGATCCCGGTCAAACGGCTCGTCTTTCACGAAATCACCTCCGAAGCGATCCACGAAGCGCTTGAACACCCCCGCGACATCGACGAAAACCTTGTCCGCGCTCAAGAGGCCCGCCGGATCGTCGATCGGCTCTATGGTTACGAGGTCTCGCCCCTCCTATGGCGCAAGGTCCGTCCTCGGCTTTCGGCCGGGCGCGTGCAAAGCGTGGCGGTGCGGATGATCGCCGATCGCGAGCGGGAGCGGATGGCGTTCCGTTCGGCCTCGTATTGGGATCTGCTCGGGACGTTTGCCGAAGCCGCCGGAAGCGATGCCGTACCGTTCGAGGCGGAGTTGGCGAGCGTCGATGGCCGCCGCATCCCCGCCGCGAAGGATTTCGACCCGGCAACGGGCCGGATCAAAGACGCGAATTTGCTGCAAATGGACGAAGCTGCGGCGATGAAGATGCGCGAGCGGTTGCAAAAGGCGAAGTTCCGCGTGGCTTCGTTGGACGATAAGCCCTACTCGTCGAAGCCGTACCCGCCGTTCACGACCAGCACGCTGCAACAAGAAGCGAATCGCAAGCTCAGCTTCACTGCCAAGCGGACGATGCAAGTCGCGCAGAGTTTGTATGAAAACGGCTACATCACTTACATGCGTACCGACTCGACCAACTTGGCGAGCGTGGCGATCGATGCGGCTCGCGAGTTGGTGTCGTCGGAATACGGCAAGCAGTATTTGCCGGATGAAGCGCGCGTTTACAAAACGAAGGTGAAGAACGCGCAAGAGGCGCACGAAGCGATCCGCCCTGCCGGTGCCCCGTTCACGCTTCCCGAGACGTTGCGCAAGGAACTCAACGACGAGCAGTTCCGCCTGTACGACATGATCTGGAAGCGGACCATCGCCAGCCAAATGGCCGATAGCACCGGCCGCCGGATCGTAATCACGATCGAAGGCGACGGCGCGATCTTCACCGTGAGCGGCAAGACGATCGACTTCGCGGGCTATCTGCGAGCGTATGTCGAAGGCTCCGACGATCCGGCCGCCGAACTTGCGGATCGCGAAAAGGTGCTCCCGGCCGTGGCGCTCGGCCAAGCGTTGGCCTGTCGCGAGTTGGAATGCAAAGGCCACGCGACCCAACCTCCGGCGCGCTTCAACGAAGCGACGCTGACGAAGTCGCTCGAAGAACTCGGCATCGGCCGGCCGAGCACGTACGCCGCAATCATCGACACGATCTTGGCGCGCGACTATGTCTATAAGAAGGGGAATGCCCTCGTGCCGACGTGGACCGCAATGGCGGTCGCCAAGCTCATGGGCGAGCATCTCGCGAAGCTCGTCGACTACGGCTTCACCGCGAAGATGGAAGAAGACCTCGATGCGGTCAGCCGGGGCGAGCGGGGGCAGTTCGAGTATCTGCAATCGTTTTATCACGGCAACGGAAACACCGATGTCGGCGGCGAGCGCGGCTTGAAGGAGCAGATCACGGGCAAGGTCGATGAGATCGATGCCCGCGAGGCGTGCCGCACGCTCTTGGGAACGCCCGAAGGATCCGAGGTGCCGATCTACGTGCGGGTCGGAAAGTTCGGTCCGTTTCTCGAACAAGGGGACCGTCGCGCGAGCATCCCCGACGGCTTCCCGCCCGACGAACTGACGATGCCTGCGGCGCAAGGGATGCTCAGCCAAGCGGCCGTGGCCGACGAACCGTTGGGCTCGTGCCCGGAAACCGGCAAGCCGGTATTCATCAAGGTCGGGCGCTTCGGTCCGTATGTGCAACTCGGCACGGCGGAAGACGAAGAGAAGCCGAAGAACGCTTCCCTGCTCAAGGGGATGAAGGTCGAAGACGTGACGCTCGCGGTCGCGCTGAAACTGCTGGAGTTGCCGCGGACGATCGGTGTGCGCGAGGCGGACGGCGAGAAGATCACGGCCTACAACGGCCGGTTCGGTCCTTACATCAAAGCCGGTGTCGATACGCGAAGCCTGCCGGCCGGCGTGTCGCCGCTGGAGGTGACGCTCGAAGAATCGCTGAAGTTGTTGGCGGAGCCGAAGACGCAAAAGGGGCGCTTCGGCGGCGCGGTGCGCGAGCCGCTTAAGGTGCTCGGTGAATCCCCCGTAACGAAGCAACCGATCAAGCTCTTCGAAGGGCGCTACGGGCAATATGTGACCGACGGCGTGACGAACGCCTCGTTGCCGAAGAACACCTCGCTCGAAGAAGCGACGCTTGAACTGGCGCTCCCTCTCTTGGAAGCCCGCGCCGCGGCGGGCCCGCCGGCGAAGAAACGCCCAATGAAAAAGAAAGCGGCCTCGGCAAGCACGAAGAAAAAGCCTGCGAAGAAGAAAGCGAATGCCGGCGAAGAAGCGTAA
- the glgB gene encoding 1,4-alpha-glucan branching protein GlgB — MRTLTSLDTIGRLVDGRLEDPKRLLGPHIVEQDGRRAMAVRAFLPETKQAWVEAAHGVPRPMRKIHPSGLYEAICPLDDQAAGPAPYHLQVVDEQGARKNMHDPYAFPPLLSDFDLYLLGEGTHWQSYDKLGAQMRTVDGVRGVNFAVWAPNATSVSIVGDFNKWDERRHPMRKHIPSGVWELFVPGLPDGTLYKYRVKNGGFVQEKCDPYGFGAECPPKTASKVIDLTRYEWQDSEWMAKRKKNNALDAPMSYYEVHLGSWRRPGDNPDRWMTYRELAVDLVNYVKEMGYTHIELLPISEHPFSGSWGYQIVGYFAPTARYGSPEDFMFFVDLCHQNGIGVVLDLVPAHFPKDGHGLAYFDGTNLYEHSDPRKGEHRDWGTLIFNYGRHEVRNFLISNALFWFDKYHIDGLRVDAVASMIYLDYSREAGDWEPNCFGGRENLEALDFLRELNVQSHTQFPGTLTIAEESTAWPNVSRPTYIGGLGFSLKWNMGWMNDTRSYMKHESIHRKYHHDELTFSLIYAFTENFVLPLSHDEVVHGKGSLLDQVPGDLWQKFANMRLLFGYMWTHPGKKLTFMGGEFGQWTEWNYDTSLQWHLLQWESHSGLQRYVADLNKLLKNEPALHELDFDHHGFEWVDCHNWEESVLAFLRKGKNPDDFLLSACNFTPVPRQRHRIGVSKLCFYREALNSDSTYYGGSNVGNGAGVQAEMIPWHGRPYSIEVVLPPLSVLVFKPE; from the coding sequence GTGCGAACGCTGACCTCGTTAGACACGATCGGGCGGCTCGTCGACGGTCGCCTGGAAGACCCGAAACGACTGCTCGGCCCCCATATCGTCGAGCAAGACGGTCGCCGTGCGATGGCGGTGCGGGCCTTCTTGCCGGAGACGAAGCAGGCCTGGGTCGAAGCGGCTCACGGCGTTCCTCGGCCGATGCGGAAGATTCATCCTTCAGGATTGTACGAAGCGATCTGTCCGCTCGACGACCAAGCGGCGGGGCCCGCTCCCTATCATTTGCAAGTAGTCGACGAACAAGGCGCACGTAAGAATATGCACGACCCCTATGCCTTCCCGCCGCTGTTGAGCGACTTCGATCTGTATCTGCTCGGCGAAGGGACGCACTGGCAAAGCTACGATAAGCTCGGCGCTCAGATGCGCACGGTCGACGGCGTGCGCGGCGTGAACTTCGCGGTGTGGGCTCCGAACGCGACGAGCGTCAGCATCGTCGGCGACTTCAACAAGTGGGACGAGCGCCGGCACCCGATGCGGAAGCACATTCCTAGCGGCGTGTGGGAGCTGTTCGTTCCCGGCCTGCCCGACGGCACGCTGTATAAGTACCGTGTAAAAAACGGCGGCTTCGTGCAAGAGAAGTGCGATCCGTACGGCTTCGGGGCCGAGTGCCCGCCGAAGACCGCTTCGAAGGTGATCGATCTCACGCGCTACGAGTGGCAAGACTCGGAGTGGATGGCGAAGCGCAAGAAGAATAATGCGCTCGACGCCCCGATGTCGTACTACGAAGTGCATCTCGGCAGTTGGCGCCGGCCGGGGGATAACCCGGATCGCTGGATGACCTATCGCGAGCTCGCCGTCGACTTGGTGAACTACGTGAAGGAGATGGGCTACACGCACATCGAGCTGCTGCCGATCTCGGAGCATCCGTTTTCGGGAAGCTGGGGCTATCAGATCGTCGGCTATTTCGCGCCGACCGCGCGCTACGGCTCGCCCGAAGACTTTATGTTCTTCGTGGATCTTTGCCACCAAAACGGCATCGGCGTGGTGCTCGATTTGGTGCCCGCCCACTTCCCGAAAGACGGCCACGGGCTGGCGTATTTCGACGGCACGAACCTCTACGAACACTCCGACCCGCGCAAGGGAGAGCATCGCGATTGGGGGACGTTGATCTTCAACTACGGACGACACGAAGTCCGTAACTTCTTGATCTCGAACGCGCTCTTCTGGTTCGACAAATACCACATCGACGGTCTTCGGGTCGACGCCGTCGCTTCGATGATTTATCTCGATTACAGCCGCGAAGCAGGGGACTGGGAACCGAATTGCTTCGGCGGACGCGAGAACCTCGAAGCGCTCGACTTCCTTCGCGAGCTCAACGTGCAGTCGCACACGCAATTCCCCGGCACGCTGACCATCGCCGAAGAATCGACCGCGTGGCCCAATGTCTCGCGACCGACTTACATCGGCGGCCTCGGGTTCAGCCTGAAATGGAACATGGGCTGGATGAACGATACGCGCAGCTACATGAAGCACGAGTCGATTCATCGCAAATACCATCACGATGAATTGACGTTCAGCCTGATCTACGCCTTCACCGAAAATTTCGTGCTGCCTTTGTCGCACGACGAAGTGGTACACGGCAAAGGCTCGCTACTCGATCAAGTGCCGGGCGACTTGTGGCAGAAGTTTGCCAACATGCGGCTCCTGTTCGGCTATATGTGGACCCACCCAGGTAAGAAGCTGACGTTCATGGGGGGCGAGTTCGGGCAATGGACCGAATGGAACTACGACACGAGCCTCCAATGGCATCTGCTGCAATGGGAATCGCATAGCGGCTTGCAGCGCTACGTGGCCGATCTGAATAAGCTGTTGAAGAACGAGCCCGCCTTACATGAGCTCGACTTCGATCACCACGGCTTCGAGTGGGTCGATTGCCACAACTGGGAAGAGAGCGTGCTGGCGTTCCTTCGCAAAGGCAAGAACCCCGACGACTTCCTACTCTCGGCGTGCAACTTTACGCCGGTGCCGCGGCAACGTCATCGGATCGGCGTCTCGAAGCTCTGCTTCTATCGCGAAGCTTTGAATAGCGACTCGACCTACTACGGCGGCTCGAACGTCGGCAACGGGGCGGGTGTGCAAGCCGAGATGATTCCTTGGCACGGCCGGCCGTATTCGATCGAAGTGGTGCTGCCGCCATTGAGCGTGCTGGTGTTCAAGCCGGAATAG